The Bradyrhizobium sp. CCBAU 051011 DNA segment CCTCGATCAGGGCCACGGTGAAATTGGATACGCCGATATGGCGGGCGAGCCCCTGCTGCCTGACCCGTGCCAGCGCGCCCAGCGTTTCCACCAGCGGCACCTGCGGATTTGGCCAGTGCAGCAGCAACAGATCGACCTCGGTCAGGCGCAGCCGCACCAGGCTTTCCTTGGCGGAGCGCTCCAGATCATGGGGCGCGAAATGCGATGGCCAGATCTTGGTGGTGAGGAAAACCTGATCGCGCTTCACGCCCGCCGCACGCAGCCCCTCGCCGACCTCGCGTTCGTTGTCGTACATCTGCGCGGTGTCGATGTGGCGGTAGCCGAGCCGCAGCGCCTGCTCGACGATCCGCGCGCAGGCGCGCCCGCGCAATTCCCAGGTGCCCAGCCCGATCGCCGGAATTTTTGCGCCATTTGCTTCGATAAACAGCATTGGTTGTATCCGCGGACCGGCCCCATTATGGGCTGCGGGAACAGCCGTGCCAACAGATAGCGTTTCGCGACTTAAGCGAATTCGGCTTCGCGTGAAGAAAACGCGACAAACGCAGAGACTTAAGCGGGCGACGGCTCGGTGGCCAGCGCTGCGAAAACGGTGTCCGGCGAATGCGCGATCACAGCGAGCAACGCCCGCGCCGGTCCCCGCGGCGCACGCTTGCCCTGCTCCCAATTTCGGATGGTTTCGACGGGCACGCCAAGCCTTGCCGCGAATTCGAGCTGGGTCAGTTGGGCGCGGCGGCGCAGATCGCGCACCGCCGGGAGCGGCGCCGTTTCGTTCGACGCGGGGACCGTAGACCCGGTCTCGGGCTCGGGCATCGCAAGTGCGAGGCCGGGCATCGACGGCGCGAGCCCGGGCATCGAGGGCGCGAGCGGGAACTCCTGCCCGTCCCGCAGTTCGACAATCCGTCCATCCGCTTTCAGCCGCAAGCGCTGCATGTTGACCTCATGGGCCACCATCATCGGCCAAGCGCCTTAAGGTCCACTTAACGATAAATGAGGCGCTTGCCTGACGCGTTTTCTTCACGCGCGCCGGCAGCAGCTTGAAAACGCTATGTTACTTCAGCCCGAACCACAGCGTGGCGATGCCGAGAAACGAGAAAAAGCCGACCACGTCGG contains these protein-coding regions:
- a CDS encoding aldo/keto reductase, giving the protein MLFIEANGAKIPAIGLGTWELRGRACARIVEQALRLGYRHIDTAQMYDNEREVGEGLRAAGVKRDQVFLTTKIWPSHFAPHDLERSAKESLVRLRLTEVDLLLLHWPNPQVPLVETLGALARVRQQGLARHIGVSNFTVALIEEAVAACPEPLACDQVEYHPYLDQAKVREACARHGMALVAYSPVAKGRIKSDRALQRIGERYRKTAAQICLRWLVQQGVAAIPRTSKLERLSENIEIFDFELSEEDMQQISDMGSAGGRLTDFGFAPKWD
- a CDS encoding DNA-binding transcriptional regulator, giving the protein MQRLRLKADGRIVELRDGQEFPLAPSMPGLAPSMPGLALAMPEPETGSTVPASNETAPLPAVRDLRRRAQLTQLEFAARLGVPVETIRNWEQGKRAPRGPARALLAVIAHSPDTVFAALATEPSPA